The following proteins are co-located in the Trichormus variabilis 0441 genome:
- a CDS encoding bifunctional orotidine-5'-phosphate decarboxylase/orotate phosphoribosyltransferase has product MIFSDKLHQKISQNQSLLFVGLDPNPEMMPGRYSSEDIIDGLWNWLQFIIAETADFVCAYKPTLGFYEALGVPGLELLQKTLGAIPSHIPIILDAKHSDLNTSTIFAKTVFTEWGVDAITLSPYTGQDHVAPFLVYPDKAVFILCSTSNPGAEALQQYPTRESPLYLQVVQESKNWGTPEQLGLEVGTTNAEVLARIRQVAPERIIMARSIWAEGGNLNRILEVGLDTDGNGLLIPVPQDMLASANLSKEIQSLRAEINQVRDITVRDVSSCSVWLPDVSTVNQHPLHDLILQLYDIDCIMFGNFVQASGAVFPYYIDLRKIISNPQVFNQVLSGYENIVKNLTFDRLAGIPYGSLPTATGLALRLNCPMIFPRKEVKAHGTRRLIEGNFHPGELVVVVDDILISGKSVMEGADKLKSAGLNVHDIVVFIDHEQGVKDKLQANGYRGHAVLTISEITSVLHQAGRINDEQFLALTAE; this is encoded by the coding sequence ATGATTTTTTCCGACAAACTACATCAGAAGATATCACAAAATCAAAGTTTACTTTTTGTTGGACTTGATCCAAATCCTGAAATGATGCCCGGACGCTATAGCTCTGAAGATATCATAGATGGATTATGGAATTGGTTGCAATTTATTATTGCTGAAACTGCTGATTTTGTTTGTGCTTATAAGCCAACATTAGGTTTTTATGAAGCCTTGGGTGTTCCCGGCTTAGAACTATTACAGAAAACCTTAGGCGCTATTCCTAGCCATATTCCCATAATTTTAGATGCTAAACATAGCGATTTAAATACAAGTACTATTTTTGCCAAAACTGTATTCACTGAATGGGGAGTAGATGCAATTACTCTCAGCCCATATACAGGACAAGATCATGTAGCTCCATTTTTAGTTTATCCCGATAAGGCTGTGTTTATTCTATGTTCTACATCTAACCCTGGCGCAGAGGCTTTACAGCAATATCCGACAAGAGAATCACCCCTTTATTTACAAGTTGTACAAGAGTCAAAAAATTGGGGGACTCCAGAACAATTAGGACTAGAAGTTGGTACTACAAATGCTGAAGTCTTGGCAAGAATTCGCCAAGTTGCGCCGGAAAGAATAATTATGGCACGCAGTATTTGGGCTGAAGGAGGCAATTTAAACCGCATTTTAGAAGTTGGTTTAGATACTGATGGGAATGGTTTGTTAATTCCTGTCCCCCAAGATATGTTAGCCAGTGCAAATTTATCGAAGGAGATTCAATCTCTACGTGCAGAAATTAATCAGGTAAGGGATATAACTGTTCGTGATGTTTCTAGCTGTTCTGTATGGCTACCTGATGTTTCTACTGTTAATCAACACCCTTTACATGATTTAATTTTGCAACTATACGATATTGATTGCATTATGTTTGGCAATTTTGTTCAAGCATCTGGTGCAGTTTTTCCTTACTATATAGACTTACGTAAAATTATTTCTAATCCTCAGGTATTTAATCAAGTCCTCAGTGGCTATGAAAATATCGTTAAAAATCTCACTTTCGATAGATTGGCAGGTATTCCTTATGGTTCTTTACCAACAGCAACCGGTTTAGCTTTACGTCTCAATTGTCCAATGATTTTTCCGCGTAAAGAAGTGAAAGCCCACGGAACTCGCAGGTTAATAGAAGGTAATTTTCATCCTGGTGAATTAGTGGTTGTAGTTGATGATATTCTTATCAGTGGTAAGAGTGTGATGGAAGGAGCAGATAAGTTAAAATCAGCAGGGTTAAATGTTCATGATATTGTAGTGTTTATTGACCACGAGCAAGGTGTGAAAGATAAGTTACAAGCAAATGGTTATCGGGGTCATGCAGTTTTAACTATTTCGGAAATTACTAGTGTTTTACACCAAGCAGGGCGGATAAATGATGAGCAGTTTTTGGCTCTAACTGCTGAATAA
- a CDS encoding molybdopterin-binding protein, producing MGLIHIRRPQLTRRQFLHLSGISSVSLLLGGCGTPALEDLVGTVSQPLNQKLEKLIFNPQKLVPEFSPNEIQPEALIVNSFRSTPIIDVDKYRLIVDGEVNHPLNMSMAEIQNLPLTSMIIRHICVEGWAAIVQWGGVQLREIIALAQPKENVQYVYFKSADGYYESWDIASALHPQTLLAYEKNGESLPIDNGAPLRLAAPIKLGYKQSKWVTQITLASHLSIFKGYWEDQGYEWFAGI from the coding sequence ATGGGTTTAATTCACATACGTCGTCCACAATTAACGCGCCGACAGTTTTTGCATCTTTCTGGGATATCAAGTGTAAGTCTGCTATTAGGTGGCTGTGGTACACCAGCTTTAGAAGATTTGGTGGGTACAGTTTCTCAACCATTGAACCAAAAGTTAGAAAAGTTAATATTTAATCCTCAAAAATTAGTACCAGAATTTTCCCCAAATGAAATACAACCAGAAGCATTAATAGTTAATAGCTTTCGTTCTACACCGATTATTGATGTCGATAAATATCGTTTAATTGTGGACGGGGAAGTTAATCATCCTTTAAACATGAGTATGGCAGAAATCCAAAACTTGCCCTTGACTTCCATGATTATACGCCATATTTGTGTGGAAGGTTGGGCGGCGATCGTACAGTGGGGTGGTGTACAGCTAAGAGAAATTATTGCCCTCGCGCAACCCAAAGAAAATGTACAGTATGTCTATTTCAAATCTGCCGATGGTTACTATGAAAGTTGGGATATTGCTTCTGCTTTGCACCCCCAAACACTATTAGCTTATGAAAAAAATGGTGAATCTTTACCCATTGATAATGGTGCGCCTTTACGTTTGGCTGCACCAATTAAACTTGGTTATAAGCAGAGTAAATGGGTAACTCAGATTACTCTGGCTAGTCATTTATCAATATTTAAAGGTTATTGGGAAGACCAGGGTTATGAATGGTTTGCAGGAATTTAA
- a CDS encoding cytochrome b/b6 domain-containing protein, whose product MTVTIPPKKRKLPTQAIGAKIFHSVNIVSLFLMLTSGLQIYNANPVFGGRAGLHIPPIFTLGGWLAGGRHWHFAAMWLFSLNLLWYGFYILFTQRWRHRFVGANDIKALQKSQNNKRLIYAWHRIIYTSIIPILLLALLTGMGMYKPAQFPWIVDMFGNWQSLRVVHFASVPMVIIFVIIHSFLGRKAGGEELTESMFW is encoded by the coding sequence ATGACTGTGACAATTCCTCCCAAAAAACGCAAATTACCTACCCAAGCTATAGGTGCTAAGATTTTCCACTCTGTTAATATCGTTAGCTTATTCCTCATGCTCACCAGTGGACTGCAAATTTACAACGCCAATCCCGTTTTTGGTGGACGCGCCGGCTTACACATTCCGCCAATATTTACCTTAGGCGGGTGGTTAGCTGGAGGTAGACATTGGCATTTTGCTGCCATGTGGTTATTCTCTTTAAATCTTTTGTGGTACGGATTTTATATATTATTTACTCAACGCTGGCGACATCGATTTGTCGGTGCTAATGATATCAAAGCATTGCAAAAAAGCCAAAATAATAAACGTTTAATATACGCCTGGCATCGCATTATCTACACATCGATAATTCCCATATTGCTGCTAGCTCTGCTGACTGGTATGGGTATGTATAAACCCGCTCAATTTCCCTGGATTGTCGATATGTTTGGTAATTGGCAAAGTCTACGAGTCGTTCATTTTGCCTCAGTACCTATGGTAATTATATTTGTCATAATTCACTCTTTCTTAGGACGTAAAGCCGGTGGTGAGGAATTAACAGAGTCTATGTTCTGGTAA
- a CDS encoding peptidoglycan-binding protein has translation MDTLAYLHLAETYETSTTDESSPEIPWTKNQSGALMLVASFAMGSLNWCLPAAAALKKGHRNPQVASLQQKLRASGYFSQAATGYFGSVTEAAVKRFQEANGLKADGIVGAATLAALESTMGVSESSITTPPIAASKSSLKRGDISDRVMSLQEKLQADGYYQGAITGNFDTATQAAVIQFQQANRLVADGIVGPKTSSVLASSTRKLAASLPQKTTLEPFLTEQPQKPQNQVKIAPQSAAPPSPSQKMRLIKTISGKISPKSVVYSGNGLFFAQNMMYNHTITVYDRNYELVKVIPDEVDLSKYGHSRFKGKYRGAPVEASFSHNGKYAWISNYQMYGPGFNNPGSDKCHPSQKTDKSFLYRINTETLKIDRVIPVGSVPKFVATSTDENLILVSNWCSWDLSVVDINQNQEIKRIKLGPYPRGIVVDAASETAYVAVMGSYNIAKVNLRDFSVQWLRNIGSSPRHLNIDPEGKYLYASLNGEGKIAKISLPQGNLVKKIATGNAPRSMVLSANGQTLYVVNYGEDTVSKVRTSDMKVLQKVKVEPDPIGITYDPQTREVWVACYSGNIMIFQD, from the coding sequence ATGGACACACTTGCTTATTTGCATTTGGCTGAGACTTATGAAACATCTACCACGGATGAATCTTCCCCGGAAATACCTTGGACAAAGAACCAGAGTGGCGCTTTAATGTTGGTGGCTTCTTTTGCAATGGGTTCTTTAAATTGGTGTCTTCCTGCTGCGGCTGCTTTAAAAAAAGGTCACAGAAATCCTCAGGTAGCATCGCTCCAGCAAAAGTTGCGAGCAAGCGGATATTTTTCGCAAGCCGCTACAGGATATTTTGGTTCTGTCACTGAAGCAGCTGTGAAGAGATTTCAAGAAGCTAATGGTTTAAAGGCTGATGGAATTGTTGGGGCAGCAACCTTGGCAGCTTTAGAATCTACTATGGGTGTATCAGAATCTAGTATCACCACTCCCCCAATAGCTGCGTCTAAATCTTCTCTCAAACGGGGTGATATTAGCGATAGGGTGATGTCTTTGCAAGAAAAACTACAAGCAGATGGATACTATCAAGGGGCGATTACTGGAAATTTTGACACTGCCACCCAAGCAGCTGTAATTCAATTCCAACAAGCTAATCGGCTCGTCGCTGATGGAATTGTCGGGCCAAAAACATCATCAGTTTTAGCGTCAAGTACCAGAAAATTAGCGGCTTCGTTACCTCAAAAAACTACCCTCGAACCTTTTTTAACAGAGCAGCCACAAAAGCCACAAAATCAGGTAAAGATAGCACCCCAATCAGCCGCACCTCCCAGTCCCTCACAAAAAATGCGGCTCATCAAAACTATTTCTGGGAAAATTTCCCCTAAATCAGTGGTTTATTCGGGTAATGGTTTATTCTTTGCCCAAAATATGATGTATAACCACACAATTACTGTATATGACCGCAACTATGAATTAGTTAAAGTTATCCCTGACGAAGTAGACTTATCTAAATATGGTCATTCTCGCTTCAAGGGTAAGTATAGAGGCGCTCCAGTTGAAGCTAGTTTTTCCCATAATGGCAAGTATGCTTGGATATCTAACTATCAAATGTACGGGCCTGGTTTTAATAACCCCGGTAGTGATAAATGTCATCCATCCCAAAAAACTGACAAGAGTTTTTTATATCGCATTAATACAGAAACCCTCAAGATAGACAGAGTTATTCCAGTTGGTTCTGTACCGAAATTTGTGGCTACTTCTACCGATGAAAACCTAATACTAGTAAGCAACTGGTGTTCTTGGGATTTGAGTGTGGTAGATATTAATCAAAATCAAGAAATCAAACGGATTAAATTAGGCCCTTATCCTCGCGGAATTGTTGTTGATGCAGCTTCTGAAACAGCCTACGTCGCTGTTATGGGGTCTTACAACATTGCTAAAGTTAACCTGAGGGATTTTTCTGTACAGTGGCTGCGAAACATTGGTAGTTCACCGCGTCACTTAAATATTGATCCTGAGGGTAAATATCTTTATGCTTCTTTAAATGGTGAAGGCAAAATTGCTAAAATCAGCTTGCCTCAAGGTAATTTAGTCAAGAAAATCGCTACAGGTAATGCTCCCCGTAGTATGGTTTTATCAGCTAATGGTCAAACACTTTATGTTGTGAACTACGGTGAAGATACAGTTAGCAAGGTTCGGACTAGTGACATGAAGGTATTACAAAAAGTCAAAGTTGAACCTGATCCTATCGGCATTACTTACGATCCACAAACTAGAGAAGTTTGGGTAGCTTGTTATTCGGGCAATATCATGATTTTTCAAGATTAG